One Vicinamibacteria bacterium DNA window includes the following coding sequences:
- a CDS encoding aminotransferase class III-fold pyridoxal phosphate-dependent enzyme produces the protein MGEETLGIARPRLSLDQARELGRKLYGVDPSGVATLPSERDQNFHLKPDHVLKISSASEERTVLDFENRALQHVAREDPSLPVPRLIPTLEGELMGETASGWICRLFSYLPGKPLASFKPHTVDLLRTLGRTMGRLDRALAGLANEAHPRTLKWDMTRAADVLRDGMARVETHDRRAILERHLARFERNVLSRLLELPRGVIHNDGNDHNILIGRSGEITGFLDFGDMIEGAVVCDLAILCAYAMLDKRDPVGAAATVVAGYHEEHPLSDEELALVFPLAVTRLAMSVSICARQFRDEPEREYLRVSQAPAWRLLERLEGECDRFPHYAFRAACGKDPHPDGAGARRFFHAQAPTSVLPFPLAGEPIHVFDLSVGSQELGGLEVLEDVECFTSHLFSKMKRTGARVGIGCYDEARPLYTSAIFTSAPEGGSEPRTVHLGIDLFVEPGTPIHAPLDGVVHSFRLNDAPLDYGPTIILEHALGYTLYGHLSSRSIDGLERGQRIRKGEAFAEVGDFPANGNWPPHLHFQIILDLLDKEGDFPGVARPSERLLWLGLSPDPGPFLGIESKMAAESDLTAERRQHLSGALSLAYERPLHIVRGSKCFLYDTDARPYLDMVNNVAHVGHCHPRVVRAASDQSAVLNTNTRYLHPNILEYAQRLKAKLPSSLEVCFFVNSGSEANDLALRLARARTKRRETLVLDGTYHGNLTSLIEVSPYKFDGPGGDGAPDHVTKLPMPDGYRGSHRRADPDYSERYVDDVRAILEGRRASVLIAESILSCAGQIVLPPGYLAAVHRLVREAGGVCIADEVQIGFGRVGSHFWAFEAEGVVPDIVTMGKPIGNGHPIGCVVTTREIARSFETGMEYFNTFGGNPVSCAVGLAVLDVIEEQALQENARKMGARLIAGLRELQERFDIVGDVRGRGLFLGFELVRDRETLEPAADEARYLVNRMKEEGVLTSTDGPLENVVKLKPPLIFSEEHAETFLDKLASVLEEDYLRPS, from the coding sequence ATGGGTGAAGAGACTCTTGGGATAGCACGACCCCGCCTCTCGCTGGATCAAGCCCGTGAGCTCGGCAGGAAACTCTACGGTGTCGATCCGTCCGGGGTCGCGACGCTACCGAGCGAGCGCGATCAGAACTTCCACCTGAAGCCCGACCACGTCCTGAAGATTAGCAGCGCATCGGAGGAGCGCACGGTACTCGATTTCGAGAATCGAGCCCTCCAGCACGTCGCCAGAGAAGATCCTTCCCTCCCCGTGCCGCGATTGATACCGACCCTCGAGGGCGAGCTCATGGGTGAAACGGCGTCGGGATGGATCTGTCGGCTGTTCTCCTACCTGCCGGGAAAGCCTCTTGCGAGCTTCAAGCCGCATACGGTTGATCTCCTGCGAACCCTCGGCCGCACGATGGGCAGGCTCGACCGCGCGCTCGCCGGCCTCGCCAACGAGGCACATCCCCGAACGTTGAAGTGGGACATGACGCGAGCGGCTGATGTGCTTCGCGATGGGATGGCGCGGGTCGAGACCCACGATCGCCGCGCCATCCTGGAGCGACACCTCGCTCGGTTCGAGCGAAACGTTCTCTCGCGGCTTCTCGAGCTGCCCCGAGGCGTCATCCACAACGATGGGAACGACCACAACATCCTCATCGGGCGCTCCGGCGAGATCACGGGATTTCTCGATTTCGGAGACATGATCGAGGGAGCCGTCGTCTGCGATCTGGCGATCCTCTGCGCCTACGCGATGCTGGACAAACGCGATCCCGTGGGCGCCGCGGCCACGGTGGTGGCCGGGTATCACGAGGAGCACCCTCTCAGCGACGAGGAGCTCGCCCTCGTTTTTCCCCTGGCGGTCACCCGGCTCGCGATGAGCGTGTCCATCTGCGCGCGTCAATTCAGGGACGAGCCGGAGCGCGAGTATCTGCGAGTCAGCCAGGCTCCCGCCTGGCGCTTGCTGGAACGGCTCGAAGGCGAGTGCGATCGTTTCCCGCACTACGCCTTCCGGGCCGCGTGCGGCAAGGACCCGCATCCGGACGGAGCCGGGGCGCGTCGGTTCTTCCACGCGCAAGCTCCGACGAGCGTGCTTCCCTTCCCTCTCGCCGGCGAACCGATCCATGTTTTCGACTTGAGCGTGGGCTCCCAGGAGCTTGGCGGCCTCGAAGTCCTCGAGGACGTCGAGTGTTTCACCTCGCACCTGTTCTCCAAGATGAAACGAACGGGCGCCCGAGTCGGCATCGGATGCTACGACGAGGCTCGTCCTCTCTATACCAGCGCGATTTTCACGTCTGCCCCGGAGGGGGGTTCCGAGCCGCGAACGGTGCATCTCGGCATCGATCTGTTCGTCGAGCCGGGAACCCCGATCCATGCACCTCTCGACGGCGTCGTCCATAGCTTTCGACTCAACGACGCTCCGCTCGACTACGGCCCGACCATCATCCTCGAGCACGCGCTGGGCTACACGCTCTACGGACACCTCTCGAGCCGTTCGATCGATGGGCTCGAAAGGGGACAACGAATCAGAAAGGGCGAAGCTTTCGCCGAAGTCGGGGATTTTCCCGCCAACGGCAACTGGCCTCCGCACCTTCATTTTCAAATCATCCTCGATCTGCTGGACAAGGAAGGCGACTTTCCCGGAGTCGCGCGGCCCTCGGAACGTTTGCTGTGGCTCGGACTCTCGCCCGACCCCGGCCCGTTTCTGGGGATCGAGTCGAAGATGGCGGCCGAAAGCGACCTGACGGCGGAGCGCCGCCAGCACCTTTCGGGAGCCCTGAGCCTCGCCTACGAGCGCCCGCTCCACATCGTTCGCGGATCGAAATGCTTCCTCTACGATACCGACGCGCGGCCTTACCTCGACATGGTAAACAACGTGGCTCACGTTGGGCACTGTCATCCCCGCGTGGTCCGCGCCGCTTCCGATCAGTCCGCCGTCCTCAACACGAATACCCGGTACCTGCACCCGAATATCCTCGAGTATGCGCAAAGGCTCAAGGCCAAGCTTCCCTCATCGCTCGAAGTCTGCTTCTTCGTCAACTCGGGAAGCGAGGCGAACGACCTGGCCTTGAGGCTCGCCCGCGCGCGCACGAAGCGACGTGAAACGCTCGTTCTCGACGGTACCTATCACGGAAACCTGACGTCTCTCATCGAGGTGAGCCCCTACAAGTTCGACGGGCCCGGAGGCGATGGCGCACCGGATCACGTGACAAAGCTTCCAATGCCCGACGGCTACCGCGGGTCGCACCGGCGCGCGGATCCCGACTATTCCGAGCGATACGTCGACGACGTCCGGGCGATCCTCGAGGGCCGGCGGGCATCCGTTCTCATAGCCGAATCCATACTGAGCTGCGCCGGTCAGATCGTGCTGCCTCCCGGCTATCTCGCGGCCGTTCATCGGCTCGTGCGTGAGGCGGGCGGAGTCTGCATCGCCGACGAGGTGCAGATTGGTTTCGGCCGCGTCGGCTCCCACTTCTGGGCCTTCGAGGCCGAAGGCGTCGTACCCGACATCGTCACCATGGGAAAACCGATCGGCAACGGCCATCCCATCGGGTGCGTCGTGACCACGCGAGAAATCGCGCGGTCGTTCGAGACGGGAATGGAGTATTTCAACACCTTTGGAGGCAACCCCGTTTCCTGTGCCGTGGGGCTCGCGGTTCTCGACGTCATCGAGGAACAAGCCCTGCAGGAGAACGCGCGGAAAATGGGTGCGCGGCTCATCGCCGGCCTTCGCGAGCTACAGGAGCGGTTCGACATCGTCGGCGACGTGCGCGGCCGAGGGCTCTTTCTCGGATTCGAGCTCGTGCGCGACCGGGAGACTCTCGAGCCCGCCGCCGACGAGGCGCGTTACCTCGTGAATCGAATGAAAGAGGAGGGGGTTCTCACGAGCACCGACGGACCGTTAGAGAACGTCGTCAAGCTCAAGCCGCCATTGATATTCTCGGAAGAGCACGCCGAGACGTTTCTCGACAAGCTGGCCTCGGTGCTCGAAGAGGATTATCTTCGACCATCATGA